The Caulobacter sp. FWC26 genome contains a region encoding:
- a CDS encoding tartrate-resistant acid phosphatase type 5 family protein, which produces MSQSSLDRRALLAGLAASAAWTAPAAAEDQAISFVALGDWGRRGKRSQRQVARAMGAAAQDLASRFVLAAGDNFYPAGVASVDDPHWRESFEAVYDAPALQTPWYAALGNHDYRGAAQAQIDYSAQSARWRMPSRYFKIGGETLGSDLVDLFVIDTAPLVDGGNYDEMLQQMARGHRERHDGAEQIAWLERTLATSTAPWKIVMGHHPVYSGGHGDSPELVETVAPLLEAHGVQAYINGHDHSLQHIRRGRVDYICTGSGADAGDKVEAVAGTRFCLSRPGFAAFRLEGEALDLAFRDLDGQVVYKVRLLRDRRGKA; this is translated from the coding sequence GTGTCCCAATCGTCCCTGGACCGTCGCGCGCTTCTGGCTGGCCTTGCCGCCAGCGCGGCGTGGACCGCGCCGGCCGCCGCCGAGGATCAGGCGATCAGCTTCGTGGCGCTGGGAGACTGGGGTCGTCGTGGCAAGCGCTCCCAGCGTCAGGTCGCTCGGGCCATGGGCGCGGCGGCGCAGGATCTGGCCAGTCGCTTCGTGCTGGCGGCCGGCGACAACTTCTATCCTGCAGGCGTCGCTTCGGTGGACGACCCCCATTGGCGAGAATCCTTTGAGGCGGTCTATGACGCCCCGGCCTTGCAGACCCCATGGTACGCCGCGCTTGGCAATCACGACTACCGGGGCGCGGCCCAGGCCCAGATTGACTATTCGGCCCAGAGTGCGCGCTGGCGCATGCCCAGCCGCTATTTCAAGATCGGCGGCGAGACGCTCGGCTCGGACCTGGTCGATCTCTTCGTGATCGACACCGCCCCGCTGGTCGATGGCGGCAACTACGACGAGATGCTGCAGCAGATGGCCCGCGGTCATCGCGAGCGTCACGACGGCGCTGAACAGATCGCCTGGCTCGAGCGCACGCTGGCCACCTCCACCGCACCTTGGAAGATCGTCATGGGCCATCACCCCGTCTATTCGGGCGGCCATGGCGACAGCCCCGAGCTGGTGGAGACTGTCGCGCCGCTGCTCGAGGCCCACGGCGTGCAGGCCTACATCAACGGCCACGACCACAGCCTGCAACACATCCGCCGTGGCCGTGTCGACTACATCTGTACGGGCTCAGGCGCGGACGCCGGCGATAAGGTCGAGGCGGTGGCTGGAACCCGCTTTTGCCTGTCTCGACCTGGCTTCGCGGCCTTCCGGCTGGAGGGCGAGGCGCTGGACTTGGCGTTTCGAGATCTCGACGGCCAGGTGG